The Hydrogenophaga crocea genome contains a region encoding:
- a CDS encoding AAA family ATPase — protein sequence MIHFPRPALAQQLVEALLGKAVFGDAHNGLFLAAPRRTGKSTFLQADLKPALERAGVTVAYVDLWADPRRDPGELIADAIARALASRLGVVTRTAKAAGLESVTVAGALKIDLGKIGRVDGATLPEALRMLCDAARSPVALIVDEAQHALTSEAGEATMAALKSARDQLNRPGEVHLMLVMSGSDRDKLLRLVNTGGAPFYGSQITRMPPLGPEFIQHVAQLVVRQRPDLQPVDVACLSKAFDGFGQRPQFFMEALGQALSPVAGLNERFELAVLNAALRRQQDDEAQMESDFLALKPLERAVLWRLLEQGPRFRPYDGDALAFYRGQAGARVTPQMAQRALESLRERTPSLVWKSARGEYAVDDAAMHRWFEQCVKARRWPPEDRQGALELLTKP from the coding sequence TTGATCCACTTTCCACGCCCAGCCCTGGCGCAGCAACTGGTCGAAGCCTTGCTCGGCAAGGCCGTCTTTGGCGATGCGCACAACGGTTTGTTTCTCGCCGCTCCGCGGCGCACGGGCAAGTCCACGTTCTTGCAGGCCGACCTGAAGCCGGCGCTGGAGCGGGCCGGCGTGACCGTGGCTTACGTGGACCTGTGGGCCGATCCGCGGCGCGATCCCGGCGAGCTGATCGCGGACGCGATCGCCCGCGCGCTCGCGTCACGGCTGGGCGTGGTGACCCGCACCGCCAAGGCGGCGGGCCTGGAAAGCGTGACCGTGGCCGGTGCGCTCAAGATCGATCTGGGCAAGATCGGCCGTGTCGATGGAGCAACATTGCCAGAGGCGCTGCGGATGTTGTGCGACGCCGCCCGATCGCCGGTGGCCCTCATCGTCGACGAGGCACAGCATGCGCTGACAAGCGAGGCCGGCGAGGCGACGATGGCTGCGCTCAAGTCCGCGCGCGACCAGCTCAATCGGCCGGGCGAGGTGCATCTCATGCTCGTGATGTCGGGGTCCGACCGCGACAAGTTGCTGCGTCTGGTCAACACCGGCGGCGCGCCGTTCTACGGCTCGCAGATCACCCGCATGCCGCCTCTGGGGCCCGAGTTCATTCAGCACGTCGCGCAACTCGTGGTCCGGCAGCGTCCTGACCTGCAACCCGTGGACGTGGCCTGTCTGTCGAAGGCCTTTGACGGCTTCGGCCAGCGGCCGCAGTTCTTCATGGAGGCACTGGGCCAGGCCCTCAGCCCGGTGGCGGGTCTGAACGAGCGCTTCGAGTTGGCCGTTCTGAACGCCGCCCTGCGCCGGCAGCAGGACGACGAAGCCCAGATGGAGTCCGACTTTCTGGCGCTCAAGCCCCTGGAGCGTGCGGTTCTTTGGCGCCTGCTCGAGCAAGGGCCGCGCTTTCGGCCCTACGACGGCGACGCCTTGGCCTTCTACCGTGGCCAGGCCGGCGCGCGCGTGACGCCCCAGATGGCTCAGCGAGCATTGGAATCGCTGCGCGAGCGCACGCCGTCGCTGGTGTGGAAGTCGGCCCGCGGGGAATACGCGGTGGACGACGCGGCCATGCACCGCTGGTTCGAACAATGCGTGAAGGCGCGGCGCTGGCCGCCCGAGGACCGCCAAGGGGCGTTGGAGCTTCTGACAAAACCATGA
- a CDS encoding substrate-binding domain-containing protein — MPARPAAALHVSLHPHWRVGRSETDTLDATALLDLLATVQGTGSIAQAGRELGLSYRHAWGLLQQAEALFGQPLLMRGRGRGSALTELGEKLVWADARIGARLQPLLESLASELEGELGRVQRRTRAVPRLHASHGFAVAALREQLAAREVAVEVRYRNSLEAVAALAHGECELAGFHVPLGAFEAEAAARYRAWLQPERHRLVHLAVRTQGLFVAPGNPLGLRGLADLGRPGLRFVNRPEGSGTRVLTELLLQRQGLAARAVSGWDNTELTHAAVAAYVASGMADVGVGVQTAAQRFGLHFIPLLRERYFFAVPADALQRDAFKPVLAVLRSPAFRARVAALKGYEAAQTGQVLTLGEAFGA, encoded by the coding sequence ATGCCCGCCCGCCCCGCCGCCGCCCTGCACGTGAGCCTGCACCCGCACTGGCGCGTGGGCCGCAGCGAAACCGACACGCTCGACGCCACCGCCCTGCTCGACCTGCTCGCCACGGTGCAGGGCACGGGCAGCATCGCGCAGGCCGGGCGCGAGCTGGGCCTGTCGTACCGCCACGCCTGGGGCCTGCTGCAGCAGGCCGAGGCGCTGTTCGGCCAGCCGCTGCTGATGCGCGGGCGCGGCCGCGGCTCGGCGCTGACCGAGCTCGGCGAGAAGCTGGTCTGGGCCGACGCGCGCATCGGCGCGCGCCTGCAGCCGCTGCTCGAATCGCTGGCCTCGGAGCTCGAAGGCGAACTGGGCCGCGTGCAGCGGCGCACCCGCGCCGTGCCGCGCCTGCACGCGAGCCACGGCTTCGCGGTGGCCGCGCTGCGCGAGCAGCTCGCCGCGCGCGAGGTGGCGGTGGAGGTGCGCTACCGCAACAGCCTGGAGGCGGTGGCCGCGCTCGCGCACGGGGAATGCGAGCTCGCGGGCTTTCACGTGCCGCTGGGCGCGTTCGAGGCCGAGGCCGCGGCGCGCTACCGCGCCTGGCTGCAACCCGAGCGCCACCGGCTGGTGCACCTGGCGGTGCGCACGCAAGGCCTGTTCGTGGCCCCGGGCAATCCGCTGGGCCTGCGCGGGCTGGCCGACCTGGGCCGCCCGGGCCTGCGTTTCGTGAACCGGCCCGAGGGCTCGGGCACGCGCGTGCTCACCGAACTGCTGCTGCAGCGCCAGGGCCTGGCGGCACGCGCGGTGAGCGGCTGGGACAACACCGAGCTCACGCACGCGGCCGTGGCGGCCTACGTGGCCAGCGGCATGGCCGACGTGGGCGTCGGCGTGCAGACCGCGGCGCAGCGATTCGGCCTGCACTTCATTCCCTTGCTGCGCGAGCGCTATTTCTTCGCGGTGCCGGCCGACGCGCTGCAGCGCGACGCGTTCAAGCCGGTGCTCGCGGTGCTGCGCTCGCCGGCGTTCCGCGCGCGCGTGGCCGCGCTCAAGGGTTACGAGGCCGCGCAGACCGGGCAGGTGCTCACGCTGGGCGAGGCCTTCGGGGCCTGA
- a CDS encoding CesT family type III secretion system chaperone, which yields MALGVFQAALRQWCEFAGLPAPQAPQACLPFTLDGFALELCYSAFDAPHLLQARIPIGRLDAGQGDAVLGRLLQLNLQSVPRHLGVLACDGNSRHVYLLQVLWLAEPEGAQRLMQELRRALAHARYVQAVLREATLAPDDRNSRERAHALLARTA from the coding sequence ATGGCACTAGGCGTTTTTCAGGCCGCGTTGCGGCAATGGTGCGAATTCGCGGGCCTGCCCGCGCCCCAGGCCCCCCAGGCCTGCCTGCCGTTCACGCTCGACGGCTTCGCCCTGGAGCTGTGCTATTCGGCCTTCGACGCGCCCCACCTGCTGCAGGCGCGCATCCCCATCGGCCGCCTCGATGCCGGGCAGGGCGACGCGGTGCTGGGCCGGCTGCTGCAATTGAACCTGCAGAGCGTGCCCCGGCACCTGGGCGTGCTGGCCTGCGACGGCAACAGCCGCCACGTGTACCTGCTGCAGGTGCTCTGGCTCGCCGAGCCGGAGGGTGCCCAGCGCCTCATGCAGGAGCTGCGCCGCGCGCTCGCGCACGCGCGTTACGTGCAGGCCGTGTTGCGCGAGGCCACCCTCGCGCCCGACGACCGCAACAGCCGCGAACGCGCGCACGCGCTGCTGGCCCGCACCGCCTGA
- a CDS encoding NADH-ubiquinone oxidoreductase-F iron-sulfur binding region domain-containing protein: protein MNTPSATPVVIPIRPLERQAHGAARRTPKGRQVEPAARERVAALCEGLAPRADLLIEHLHRLNDAEGALRQGHLAALAERLRLSQVEVFEVASFYHHFKIVDDTAEVPRTTVRVCTSLACAMAGGEDLLARTRAALADRPHLAVEPVPCIGQCHQAPAACVGQHQLPHASPEAIGDAIARGDTGPRALPAPQANALTQLQRLLAGALTGDAVIAELKAANLRGLGGAGFPAWRKWDTVRAQPGVRYGVVNIDEGEVGTFKDWHVLTTGAPQVLEGLLIAAEVVGLSHVWLYLRDEYHDARALLEREIASLRPRLQALAERFPGYRAPAIELRRGAGAYVCGEESALIESIEGKRGLPRLKPPIVAHHGVFGRPTLAHNLETLWWVPLLLAQGGATWAAQGRRGRHGLRRFSVSGRVKRPGVHLAPAGITLRELIDEFAGGMAEGHTLHAFLPGGASGGILPASLADVPLDFDTLAEHGAFVGSMAVVVLGQHDRARDAALNLMRFFEHESCGQCTPCRAGTGQLVRLMQSPAWDGERMDELSAVMREASICGLGQAAPNPVDSVRRFFPDEVGP, encoded by the coding sequence ATGAACACCCCTTCCGCCACACCCGTGGTCATCCCCATCCGCCCGCTGGAACGGCAGGCGCACGGGGCGGCCCGCCGCACCCCCAAGGGCCGCCAGGTCGAGCCGGCCGCACGCGAGCGCGTGGCCGCGCTCTGCGAAGGCCTGGCGCCGCGCGCCGACCTGCTGATCGAGCACCTGCACCGCCTCAACGACGCCGAGGGCGCGCTGCGCCAGGGCCATCTCGCGGCGCTGGCCGAGCGGCTGCGCCTGAGCCAGGTCGAGGTCTTCGAGGTCGCGAGCTTCTACCACCACTTCAAGATCGTCGACGACACCGCCGAGGTGCCGCGCACCACGGTGCGCGTGTGCACCAGCCTGGCCTGCGCCATGGCCGGCGGCGAGGACCTGCTCGCGCGCACGCGGGCCGCGCTCGCGGACCGTCCGCACCTGGCCGTCGAGCCCGTGCCTTGCATCGGCCAGTGCCACCAGGCGCCCGCGGCCTGCGTGGGCCAGCACCAGTTGCCGCACGCCAGCCCCGAGGCCATCGGCGACGCCATCGCGCGCGGCGACACCGGCCCGCGCGCGCTGCCCGCGCCGCAGGCCAATGCGCTCACACAACTGCAGCGGCTGCTGGCGGGCGCGCTCACGGGCGACGCGGTGATCGCCGAGCTCAAGGCCGCGAACCTGCGCGGCCTGGGTGGCGCGGGCTTTCCGGCCTGGCGCAAGTGGGACACGGTGCGCGCCCAGCCGGGCGTGCGCTACGGCGTGGTCAACATCGACGAAGGCGAGGTCGGCACCTTCAAGGACTGGCACGTGCTCACCACGGGCGCACCGCAGGTGCTCGAAGGCCTGCTGATCGCGGCCGAGGTGGTGGGCCTGAGCCACGTGTGGCTCTACCTGCGCGACGAGTACCACGACGCGCGCGCGCTGCTCGAACGCGAGATCGCATCCCTGCGGCCGCGGCTGCAGGCGCTGGCCGAGCGCTTCCCCGGCTACCGTGCGCCGGCGATCGAACTGCGCCGCGGCGCGGGCGCCTACGTGTGCGGCGAAGAGTCGGCGCTGATCGAATCGATCGAAGGCAAGCGCGGCCTGCCGCGCCTGAAGCCGCCCATCGTGGCGCACCACGGCGTGTTCGGCCGGCCCACGCTCGCGCACAACCTCGAAACCCTGTGGTGGGTGCCGCTGCTGCTCGCGCAGGGCGGCGCCACCTGGGCCGCGCAGGGCCGCCGCGGCCGCCACGGCCTGCGGCGCTTTTCGGTCTCGGGCCGCGTGAAACGGCCGGGCGTGCACCTCGCGCCCGCGGGCATCACGCTGCGCGAGCTCATCGACGAATTCGCCGGCGGCATGGCCGAGGGCCACACGCTGCACGCTTTCCTGCCCGGCGGCGCCTCGGGCGGCATCCTGCCCGCGTCGCTGGCCGACGTGCCGCTGGACTTCGACACCCTGGCCGAGCACGGCGCCTTCGTGGGATCGATGGCGGTGGTGGTGCTGGGCCAGCACGACCGCGCGCGCGACGCGGCGCTCAACCTCATGCGCTTCTTCGAACACGAATCCTGCGGCCAGTGCACGCCCTGCCGCGCCGGCACCGGCCAGCTCGTGCGCCTCATGCAGTCGCCTGCCTGGGACGGCGAGCGCATGGACGAACTCTCGGCCGTGATGCGCGAGGCCAGCATCTGCGGCCTGGGCCAGGCCGCGCCCAACCCGGTGGACAGCGTGCGCCGGTTCTTCCCCGACGAGGTGGGCCCGTGA
- a CDS encoding ABC transporter substrate-binding protein has protein sequence MTKTWFIGLAIALACAQTHAQLRIGQPSGFSGSVAAGVKENTDGAKLYFDAVNARGGVNGQPIELISVDDKFDPKLTVELGRELITKRGVLALFLNRGTPHAQALMPLLAEHKVPLVAPSTGAMVLHEPVNPWIFNVRATYQREAARAIEHLASIGQNRIAILETDDSFGADGAAGAMQGFAKVKLEPVLRQKTPREKPDFSAVAAEIAKLQAQAVMVIASAGNTANAVHALRAAGSRAQVVTLSNNASEGFIKLLGEHARGVIVTQVFPNERSVSFPLIKEAQDLAKAKGLDGVSPAMMEGFAAAKVLTEGLRRAGPNPTPQKLRDALEGLSRYDLGGLTVSYSATNHTGLDFADLSIVDANGRFRR, from the coding sequence ACGAAGACTTGGTTCATCGGCCTGGCCATCGCCCTGGCCTGCGCCCAGACCCACGCCCAGTTGCGCATCGGCCAGCCCTCGGGCTTCAGCGGTTCGGTGGCCGCGGGCGTGAAAGAAAACACCGACGGCGCCAAGCTCTACTTCGATGCGGTGAACGCGCGCGGCGGGGTGAACGGCCAGCCGATCGAGCTGATTTCGGTCGACGACAAGTTCGACCCCAAGCTCACGGTGGAGCTCGGTCGTGAACTGATCACCAAGCGCGGCGTGCTCGCGCTGTTCCTCAACCGCGGCACGCCGCACGCGCAGGCGCTCATGCCGCTGCTGGCCGAGCACAAGGTGCCGCTGGTCGCGCCCAGCACCGGCGCCATGGTGCTGCACGAGCCCGTGAACCCCTGGATCTTCAACGTGCGCGCCACCTACCAGCGCGAGGCCGCGCGCGCCATCGAGCACCTGGCGAGCATCGGCCAGAACCGCATCGCCATCCTCGAAACCGACGACAGCTTCGGCGCCGATGGCGCGGCCGGCGCCATGCAGGGTTTCGCGAAGGTCAAGCTCGAACCCGTGCTGCGCCAGAAGACGCCGCGCGAGAAGCCCGACTTCAGCGCCGTGGCCGCCGAGATCGCCAAGCTGCAGGCGCAGGCCGTGATGGTGATCGCCTCGGCCGGCAACACCGCGAACGCGGTGCACGCGCTGCGCGCCGCGGGCTCGCGTGCGCAGGTGGTCACGCTGTCCAACAACGCGTCCGAGGGCTTCATCAAGCTGCTCGGCGAGCACGCGCGCGGCGTGATCGTGACGCAGGTCTTCCCCAACGAGCGCTCGGTGAGCTTCCCGCTGATCAAGGAGGCGCAGGACCTCGCCAAGGCCAAGGGTCTGGACGGCGTGTCGCCCGCGATGATGGAAGGCTTCGCGGCCGCCAAGGTGCTCACCGAAGGCCTGCGCCGCGCCGGCCCCAACCCCACGCCGCAAAAGCTGCGCGACGCGCTCGAAGGCCTGTCGCGCTACGACCTGGGCGGCCTGACCGTGAGCTACAGCGCCACCAACCACACCGGGCTGGACTTCGCCGACCTCTCCATCGTGGACGCCAACGGACGCTTCCGCCGCTGA
- a CDS encoding molybdopterin-dependent oxidoreductase, with translation MNIPFILDGRAVEAAPGETLLQAADRAGVVLPRLCASDGLRPAGNCRACVVEIEGDRVLAPSCCRAPSAGMVVKSDTPRAATARRTVLELLLADAPGTAALKHDSELAHWARETGARAGHFAAREAVAEDRSHPAMAVNRDACIQCTRCIRACRETQGNDVLGLAFRGGHAQIVFDQNDPLGDSTCVACGECVQACPTGAIAPANGAFAKPSLKQVDSVCPFCGVGCQLRYHVDENDRIAHVEGIAGPANEGRLCVKGRFGFDYAHSPERLTRPLVRRAGVAKDPLAVGRRLTPDELRAQFREASWDEALDLAAAGFQRALQATAARGRASPVAGFGSAKGTNEEAYLFQKLVRSAFGTHNVDHCTRLCHASSVAALMEGLGSAVVTNPLRDVAHADFVLLIGANPAQNHPVGATWIKNAVKRGTRLVLADPRRTELARHAWKHLGFQPGSDVALLNALLHVIVAEGLTDPAYIAAHTRDFELIREHVAAFTPEAMAPVCGIDAATLREVARAYATAKNAMILWGMGVSQHTHGTDNARCLIALALVTGQIGRPGTGLHPLRGQNNVQGASDAGLIPMVLPDYARVGDGAARGKAEALWGLPAGTLGSEPGLTVVEIVDAAHRGEITAMLVQGENPAMSDPDATHAREALAGLRHLVVIDIFLTETATLADVVLPATAWPEKTGSVTNTDRCVQLGRKAVGAPGEARADAWITEQLAQRLGLAWRYGVAPDGSGSADATQGIAAVYEEMRALMPSIRGLSWPRLWREGAVTYPVADEADPGQPVVFTDGFPTADGRGRLVPAALTPPAETPDPQFPLVLITGRQLEHWHTGSMTRRATVLDAIEPGPVVSLHPQTAARLGLRAGAAARVASRRGVITLPVRFDDALPADTAFIPFAYREAAANVLTNPALDPVGKIAELKYCAVDVRPEATSA, from the coding sequence GTGAACATCCCCTTCATCCTCGATGGCCGCGCGGTGGAGGCCGCACCCGGCGAAACCCTGCTGCAGGCCGCCGATCGCGCGGGCGTCGTGCTGCCGCGCCTGTGCGCGAGCGACGGCCTGCGCCCCGCGGGCAACTGCCGCGCCTGCGTGGTCGAGATCGAGGGCGATCGCGTGCTCGCGCCCTCGTGCTGCCGCGCACCGAGCGCGGGCATGGTGGTCAAGAGCGACACGCCGCGCGCGGCGACCGCGCGCCGAACCGTGCTCGAACTGCTGCTGGCCGACGCGCCCGGCACCGCCGCGCTCAAACACGACAGCGAGCTCGCGCACTGGGCGCGCGAAACCGGCGCGCGCGCCGGGCACTTCGCCGCGCGCGAGGCCGTGGCAGAAGACCGCTCCCATCCGGCGATGGCCGTGAACCGCGACGCCTGCATCCAGTGCACGCGCTGCATCCGCGCCTGCCGCGAGACCCAGGGCAACGACGTGCTGGGCCTGGCCTTCCGCGGCGGCCACGCGCAGATCGTGTTCGACCAGAACGACCCCCTGGGCGACAGCACCTGCGTGGCCTGTGGCGAGTGCGTGCAGGCCTGCCCCACGGGCGCCATCGCGCCCGCCAACGGTGCCTTCGCCAAGCCCTCGCTCAAGCAGGTCGATTCGGTCTGCCCCTTCTGCGGCGTGGGCTGCCAGCTTCGCTACCACGTCGATGAGAACGACCGCATCGCGCACGTCGAGGGCATCGCGGGCCCGGCCAACGAAGGCCGGCTCTGCGTGAAAGGCCGCTTCGGCTTCGACTACGCGCACAGCCCCGAGCGTCTCACGCGCCCGCTGGTGCGCCGCGCCGGCGTGGCCAAGGACCCGCTGGCCGTGGGCCGCCGCCTCACGCCCGACGAGCTGCGCGCGCAGTTCCGCGAAGCGAGCTGGGACGAAGCGCTCGATCTCGCCGCCGCGGGTTTCCAGCGCGCCTTGCAGGCCACGGCCGCGCGCGGTCGCGCGAGCCCGGTTGCGGGCTTCGGCTCGGCCAAGGGCACGAACGAAGAGGCCTACCTGTTCCAGAAGCTCGTGCGCAGCGCCTTCGGCACCCACAACGTGGACCACTGCACGCGCCTGTGCCACGCCTCCAGCGTGGCCGCGCTCATGGAGGGTCTGGGCTCGGCCGTGGTCACCAACCCGCTGCGCGACGTGGCCCACGCCGATTTCGTGCTCTTGATCGGCGCCAACCCGGCGCAGAACCACCCGGTGGGTGCGACCTGGATCAAGAACGCGGTGAAGCGCGGCACCCGCCTGGTGCTGGCCGACCCGCGCCGCACCGAGCTCGCGCGCCACGCCTGGAAGCACCTGGGCTTCCAGCCCGGCAGCGACGTGGCCCTGCTCAACGCGCTGCTGCACGTGATCGTGGCCGAGGGCCTGACCGACCCCGCCTACATCGCCGCCCACACGCGCGATTTCGAGCTCATCCGCGAACACGTGGCGGCGTTCACGCCCGAGGCCATGGCCCCGGTCTGCGGCATCGACGCGGCCACGCTGCGCGAGGTCGCGCGCGCCTACGCCACCGCAAAGAACGCCATGATCCTCTGGGGCATGGGCGTGAGCCAGCACACCCACGGCACCGACAACGCGCGCTGCCTGATCGCGCTCGCGCTGGTCACGGGCCAGATCGGCCGCCCGGGCACCGGCCTGCACCCGCTGCGTGGCCAGAACAACGTGCAGGGCGCGAGCGACGCCGGCCTGATCCCCATGGTGCTGCCCGACTACGCGCGCGTGGGCGACGGCGCCGCGCGCGGCAAGGCCGAGGCGCTCTGGGGCCTGCCCGCGGGCACGCTGGGCAGCGAGCCCGGCCTTACCGTGGTCGAGATCGTCGATGCCGCGCACCGCGGCGAGATCACCGCCATGCTGGTGCAGGGCGAGAACCCCGCCATGAGCGACCCCGACGCGACCCACGCGCGCGAAGCGCTCGCGGGCCTGCGGCACCTGGTGGTGATCGACATCTTCCTGACCGAGACCGCCACGCTCGCCGACGTGGTGCTGCCCGCCACCGCCTGGCCCGAGAAGACCGGCAGCGTGACCAACACCGACCGCTGCGTGCAGCTCGGCCGCAAGGCCGTGGGCGCGCCGGGCGAGGCGCGCGCCGACGCCTGGATCACCGAGCAGCTCGCGCAGCGCCTGGGCCTGGCCTGGCGCTACGGCGTGGCGCCCGACGGCAGCGGCAGCGCCGACGCCACGCAGGGCATCGCCGCGGTGTACGAAGAGATGCGCGCGCTCATGCCCAGCATCCGCGGCCTGAGCTGGCCGCGCCTGTGGCGCGAGGGCGCGGTCACCTACCCGGTGGCCGACGAGGCCGACCCCGGCCAGCCCGTGGTGTTCACCGACGGCTTTCCCACCGCCGACGGCCGCGGCCGCCTGGTGCCCGCGGCGCTCACGCCGCCGGCCGAAACGCCCGATCCGCAGTTCCCGCTGGTGCTGATCACCGGCCGCCAGCTCGAACACTGGCACACCGGCAGCATGACGCGGCGCGCCACGGTGCTCGACGCGATCGAGCCCGGCCCGGTGGTGAGCCTGCACCCGCAGACCGCGGCCCGGCTGGGGCTGCGCGCGGGCGCGGCGGCGCGCGTGGCTTCGCGCCGGGGCGTCATCACGCTGCCGGTGCGCTTTGACGACGCGCTGCCCGCCGACACCGCCTTCATCCCCTTCGCCTACCGCGAGGCCGCGGCCAACGTGCTCACCAACCCCGCGCTCGACCCGGTGGGCAAGATCGCCGAGCTCAAGTACTGCGCGGTGGATGTCAGGCCGGAAGCCACGTCCGCTTGA
- a CDS encoding 2-hydroxychromene-2-carboxylate isomerase has translation MTELQFFYDPISPYAHLAFAALPQALEGHSVAVRYRPVLFAALLKAHGQLGPAEIPGKRDWTYRQVQWLAHRHGIRLDMPAAHPFNPLPLLRLGLATAQDEAPGDTNRYVTGLLFEHVWHGGADAADPARLAALQERLQDHMRQRGREWLAPDGDTVKQRLRANTDEALALGLFGVPAVVADGRVFWGFDALPMLQAWLAGDAWFDSGAWERAGQTAVGVQRR, from the coding sequence ATGACCGAGCTGCAGTTCTTCTACGACCCGATCTCGCCCTACGCCCACCTGGCCTTCGCGGCCTTGCCGCAGGCGCTCGAAGGCCACAGCGTGGCGGTGCGCTACCGCCCGGTGCTGTTCGCGGCGCTGCTCAAGGCCCACGGCCAGCTCGGCCCGGCCGAGATCCCGGGCAAGCGCGACTGGACCTACCGCCAGGTGCAGTGGCTCGCGCACCGCCACGGCATCCGCCTCGACATGCCCGCGGCCCATCCCTTCAACCCGCTGCCGCTGCTGCGCCTGGGCTTGGCCACCGCGCAGGACGAGGCGCCCGGCGACACCAACCGCTACGTCACCGGGCTGCTGTTCGAGCACGTGTGGCACGGCGGCGCCGACGCGGCCGATCCGGCGCGCCTGGCCGCGCTGCAGGAACGCCTGCAGGACCACATGCGCCAGCGCGGCCGCGAATGGCTCGCGCCCGACGGCGACACCGTGAAGCAGCGCCTGCGCGCCAACACCGACGAAGCGCTCGCGCTCGGTCTGTTCGGCGTGCCCGCGGTGGTGGCCGATGGCCGCGTGTTCTGGGGCTTCGACGCCCTGCCCATGCTGCAGGCCTGGCTCGCGGGCGACGCCTGGTTCGACAGCGGCGCCTGGGAGCGCGCGGGGCAGACCGCGGTGGGCGTGCAGCGGCGCTGA
- a CDS encoding universal stress protein: MFKKILVPTDGSAVGIKAAAMAAEIAQGSGGQVVGVYVIDPFPYIGIGDASAVGLQSYLNDAKRVAGAALAVVAEACRARGVPFAGDTIERNMVWEGILETAQAEGCDLVVMGSHGRQGVKALILGSVAQKVLTHAKQPVLIVKE, encoded by the coding sequence ATGTTCAAGAAGATCCTCGTTCCCACCGACGGCTCGGCGGTCGGCATCAAGGCCGCGGCCATGGCCGCGGAGATCGCCCAGGGCTCGGGCGGCCAGGTGGTCGGGGTCTACGTGATCGATCCCTTCCCCTACATCGGCATCGGCGATGCGTCGGCTGTGGGTCTGCAGAGCTACCTCAACGACGCCAAGCGCGTGGCCGGCGCCGCGCTGGCGGTGGTGGCCGAGGCCTGCCGCGCGCGCGGCGTGCCTTTCGCGGGCGACACCATCGAGCGCAACATGGTCTGGGAGGGCATTCTCGAAACCGCCCAGGCCGAGGGCTGCGACCTGGTGGTGATGGGCTCGCACGGCCGCCAGGGCGTGAAGGCGTTGATTCTCGGCAGCGTGGCGCAGAAAGTGCTCACGCACGCCAAGCAGCCGGTGCTGATCGTGAAGGAATGA